CGCTAAACTGGTACAGGTCAGGGTGAAGTCAACACAGGCCGATCCGGCCCATAATCGTGAAGCGGAGATTTCGGCCAACATTACCAAAGACGGGGAGGATATGAGGATCGGGCCACTTTATCCGGGTCAGGATAAACGCCTTTCGTACCAATATAAAATCATTGTTGTGAATAGCCAGGCGCAAATTGAAACCAGCTGGATCAGCGAAACAAGCCCGCAGGTTTATCTCAACAAAGCGAATCTTGAAAGAATAATGGGCAGACCAATCAAATAATGAAGGCATGCGCACAAGATTTTTCATACTACTAGTCATTCTTGAACTGACCTGTACATATTGCCAGGCGCAGATCAGCTGGGATCAGGCGTTGCTAAGCAACGGGTTGCGAGTGTATCCTGATGTGCAAGACAAACACGTTTACTACTACCCGCCAGCGGGCATGACATTGGTGAAGAACCGGGACGGCGATCCTGATTTTCGAATGGTTATGATGCGTTACACAGGGAGAAAACTAAGCCAGGACAGGCAAAAGAAGGTTTTCAGGAATATATGCCAATTCAAAGTCGCCATTCAAATGCCTGCCAAAGAGAGGCTAGCCGCGATCCGGGCGGAACTGGGAAACGTCACATTGAAACGCATGCCTTTAAACAGCATCGAATCCTTCCTGATCTACACACCGGCGGTACCTAGTGAAAAAGGCTTTATCGTCAGCGGAAACACGGAAGAAGCTTCCAATAACTCCGGTGACGAACGTACATTCACCGTTCAGGTTTCCAATGAAGATGCGCAGATCCTTGAAAAAGCATTCCAAAAGCAGCAGGCGCTGATCAGTGTCGGTTACGCGTTTTTTGCAGAAGGAGTTTCCTCTGAAAATGAGTCTGTTATTGTTCATTCCGGTAAAACTATAAATCCGGAATTTGCCGATTTTCTGCAAGATTTCCGCGATAGTTTGAATCTGAAACCCGTAAAAAAAGTAGTGCTGGCAGGCGCCGGTTCGCAGGGCATTACCCTACCGACAGATTATCAGAAATTCCTCAGCAAAATAGATGTGAATGAGCAGCTCCCGCCGGAATATGCCATGATTGACGTCCGGTGTTATGATTTTAATAATGACTTGCGGACTGATCTGTATGCCAAAAAGATCGAAATAGAAGCGTTGTCCATTGAAAATAAGCCCATTGTGGTTCATGCAACATTTTACCGACGCTCGCCGGACATTTATGTCAAAAATGTACGATTTGACTACGCGGTGCGCGTTGATGCACCGCTACGATACCGTATCACCGAAATTTCCGAGGCAGGGATACCATTTGTAAAAGGCTGGACCGAAAGCAAAGAATGGGGGCCTATCGATATTACCGGAAAGTAGCTATTCCGTACGTTTTTTCTCTCGCACACGTTTCACGATCCTCACGGCTGTCATGATCACTACCGCAAACGCAATCAGCCCGAGCACGCCGTAAAGCCAGTCTACAGTGTTCTTCAAGACCACCAGAAATACAATGGAGAACAGAAATATCGTGGCGACTTCGTTAAAAAGCCTCAGCTGGAAGGATGTAAACCTGAATTTTTCGTCCCGTAGTTCGAGCAGGATTTTGTGTGTGAAAGAATGGTATGCTATTAATCCCAAAACAAAAAGTAACTTTAAACGCATCCAGTCCTGATCAAGCCAGGCAGGTGTAATGTAAAGCATTGCTCCGCCGCATAGTAAGGCGAGCCAGGAAGCCGGTGTCATGATCGCATTCCAGAGCAGTTTTTCCATTTTGGTAAACTGTGCAAAAAGGATTTCCCGTTCCGGACTTGGCTTGTCTTTGGCTTCGGTATGGTACACAAACAGGCGGGGCATATAGAAAAGTCCTGCAAACCAGCTGACGACAAAAATGATATGAAGGGCTTTAAAATGGAGATACGTCATAACGGGAAATTAGTCACTTTGGCGATCCGATATTTCATGTAGAATACCGATCTTTTTGACTTCAAATTTCGTAAATATTGCATGAATAACTGAGATAAAACTTTCTTTGCCGGCTATTCGTTTACTGATTAATAAAATTAGCGAAAACAAAATGACAAGAACCACGATCCCGATTTTCACATTCTTCTTCATGTGTTGCATGGTTGTTATCTCCTGCGCACAATCGGACAAAAAACATAAGAAAAAAATGGACAAGGAAACGGCTGCAACTGCATTGGACGAAAATAACGTGGACACCGCGAATACTGAGATCGCTACTTTCGGGACCGGATGTTTCTGGTGTACCGAAGCGGTGCTCGAATCTCTCGATGGTGTTAAAAAAGTGGTCTCGGGTTACTCAGGCGGCCATGATCCCAACCCCAACTATAAGGATGTATGTACCGGCACCACTGGTCACGCCGAATGCGTGGAAGTTACTTATGACCCCAAAGTGATTAGTTATGCGGACTTACTTGAAGCATTTTTCCGCAGTCACGACCCTACTACGCTGAACCGTCAGGGTAATGATGTGGGTACGCAATACCGTTCGGTAATTTTTTATCACAATGCAGAGCAAAAAAACCTGGCAGAACAGGCCAAAGCAGAGCTGGACAAATCCGGCGCGTACTCCAATCCGATTGTAACCGAGATCACTGGTGCGCAGAAGTTTTATCCTGCTGAGGACTACCACCAAAACTACTTCGCAAACAACCCGGATCAAGGATATTGCGCCTTTGTGATCGCTCCGAAACTGGATAAGTTCAAGAAGGTTTTCAAGGAAAAATTGCGGAAACACATTTGATTTAGAAGGGCAAAGCGCCACTAAAAACCACATATAAAGTCAGAGTACCCGTATAATAAGTATAAATGGCACAAGTTTTGAAGCATTGAAATAAAGGCTTTAATTTGTGCCATAATTATTTTAACAATAACTAATCTATTACGATGAAAAAGATTCTATTCATGTTTTTCGTTGCCTCGGTATTGAGTGTATCCTCAGAAAAGGCATTTGCCCAATTTGAAAAAGGAGATAAATTATTGAATGCAGGTATCAACTTAGGCGGCACTTACGGTGGTGGTGGCATTGGAGTCGGCGCTTCATTTGAAGGCGGCGTACACGATTTCGTTTCCGTTGGTGGTCAGGCTGACTTTACAACCTGGAATTATGGCTATTTTGGCTATAAATGGAGATACAACTTCTTCACTATTGCTGCGAGAGGTTCTTACCACTACGGCAAGCATTTCCTTAAAATGGATAACCTCGATCTATACGCAGGTCCTGCGATCGGATATCGCGTTTCATCTTTCAGCGATCCTGATGGTTATTCAGGCGTTTATGATGACGGATACGGAAGCGGCG
The genomic region above belongs to Dyadobacter pollutisoli and contains:
- a CDS encoding CopD family protein, which encodes MTYLHFKALHIIFVVSWFAGLFYMPRLFVYHTEAKDKPSPEREILFAQFTKMEKLLWNAIMTPASWLALLCGGAMLYITPAWLDQDWMRLKLLFVLGLIAYHSFTHKILLELRDEKFRFTSFQLRLFNEVATIFLFSIVFLVVLKNTVDWLYGVLGLIAFAVVIMTAVRIVKRVREKKRTE
- the msrA gene encoding peptide-methionine (S)-S-oxide reductase MsrA, which translates into the protein MTRTTIPIFTFFFMCCMVVISCAQSDKKHKKKMDKETAATALDENNVDTANTEIATFGTGCFWCTEAVLESLDGVKKVVSGYSGGHDPNPNYKDVCTGTTGHAECVEVTYDPKVISYADLLEAFFRSHDPTTLNRQGNDVGTQYRSVIFYHNAEQKNLAEQAKAELDKSGAYSNPIVTEITGAQKFYPAEDYHQNYFANNPDQGYCAFVIAPKLDKFKKVFKEKLRKHI